From a single Streptomyces misionensis genomic region:
- the phoU gene encoding phosphate signaling complex protein PhoU, with protein sequence MRDAYHEELDSIGDGLVEMARLVGSAIGRATTAMLDADLKLAENVIEADQKVDELQHDLEARAIALLARQQPVATDLRIVVTSLRMSADLERSGDLAQHVAKLARLRFPARAVPQDLHATILEMGQLAQRLMAKAAEVIVTKDVDLALQLEQDDDEMDLLHRTLFQHLIDDRWKHGIETAVDVTLLGRYYERYADHAVAVAKRVVYLVTGEHADELQPDIQPVTGVEGA encoded by the coding sequence ATGCGGGACGCGTACCACGAGGAACTGGACTCGATCGGCGACGGTCTGGTGGAGATGGCCCGGCTGGTCGGCTCGGCCATCGGACGCGCCACGACCGCCATGCTGGACGCCGATCTGAAGCTCGCCGAAAACGTGATCGAGGCGGACCAGAAGGTCGACGAACTCCAGCACGACCTGGAGGCCCGGGCCATAGCCCTGCTGGCCCGCCAGCAGCCGGTGGCCACCGATCTGCGGATCGTCGTCACGTCGCTGCGCATGTCGGCCGACCTGGAGCGCTCCGGCGACCTCGCCCAGCACGTGGCGAAGCTGGCCCGGCTGCGCTTTCCCGCGCGGGCCGTCCCGCAGGACCTGCACGCGACCATCCTGGAGATGGGCCAGCTCGCGCAGCGCCTGATGGCCAAGGCCGCGGAGGTCATCGTGACCAAAGACGTCGACCTCGCGCTCCAGCTGGAGCAGGATGACGACGAGATGGACCTGCTGCACCGCACCCTCTTCCAGCACCTCATCGACGACCGCTGGAAGCACGGCATCGAGACGGCCGTCGACGTCACCCTCCTCGGCCGCTACTACGAGCGCTACGCCGACCACGCCGTCGCCGTCGCCAAGCGCGTCGTCTACCTGGTCACCGGCGAGCACGCGGACGAACTCCAGCCGGACATCCAGCCGGTGACGGGCGTCGAAGGGGCGTGA
- a CDS encoding YncE family protein: protein MRSISTATALAVLFGSAALSLGAAGTASAAPAAHVTSPGGLAVDGPAQRVFVGDSTSGTVTATDYSGAVLGSVAGVTGVSDLAVSDDGTTVYAAAPQIHEIWAIDANTLTVKARYTVATNTGPRHVAFSGGKVWFSYGDQWDGDLGSVDPSVDPASGTDPVSLEQFPTEGTSVGIWGQALLDTDPTQPGILGVAETGLSTDSMAVLDVSSGKAALVAWHNGDYTLNNGIGDIDLVPGGKQVLVNGRDRDAYADGTFKAAGSYPSGQFADVASNGLVAQVNGGKIMTYRPNATLPLRTYDEGTSSTADLAWAPDDSRIFALVGSDAQNSGYTLKVLTGPALNNPTLTVNAPASATRAKQLTVTGRLSATVPLPTGAKLQVTRVDLDSPSGKALPAVTVRADGTYSFTDTPPAGGTVTYKVTYAGDAAHSAVTASDKVDVSRATASLSLNNNGKVYSYGADVKFTAHLGTTYKNRTVEIWANPYGGDKPNKLLKSGKVDSHGNISATVDMTRDTDVTAVFKGDSRYKPRTVKSTGYAKVKTSTAVTKYYKTAKIGSTTYYWFHKNTDPLLTTTMTYYPGRMQRMDLQVYYGGKWYTADGSPEYFKLASNGKSAVSLGAPGTSGIKARMRSSYINNSSGDNVNTTTYGSWKYLYFSN, encoded by the coding sequence ATGCGCAGCATCTCGACCGCGACGGCGCTCGCGGTCCTCTTCGGCTCGGCGGCGCTGAGCCTCGGCGCGGCCGGCACCGCCTCGGCCGCTCCGGCCGCCCATGTCACCTCGCCCGGCGGCCTCGCGGTGGACGGGCCCGCGCAGCGGGTGTTCGTCGGCGACAGCACGAGCGGCACCGTCACGGCCACCGACTACTCCGGTGCCGTCCTCGGTTCGGTCGCCGGGGTCACCGGGGTGAGCGATCTCGCGGTCTCGGACGACGGGACGACCGTGTACGCGGCCGCCCCGCAGATCCACGAGATCTGGGCCATCGACGCGAACACGCTCACCGTCAAGGCCCGCTACACCGTCGCCACCAACACCGGCCCGCGCCACGTCGCGTTCAGCGGCGGCAAGGTCTGGTTCTCCTACGGCGACCAGTGGGACGGCGACCTCGGTTCCGTCGACCCCTCGGTGGACCCGGCGAGCGGCACCGACCCGGTGTCGCTGGAGCAGTTCCCGACCGAGGGCACCTCGGTGGGCATCTGGGGCCAGGCCCTGCTGGACACCGACCCGACCCAGCCGGGCATCCTCGGCGTCGCCGAGACCGGGCTGTCCACCGACTCGATGGCCGTGCTCGACGTCTCCAGCGGCAAGGCCGCCCTGGTCGCCTGGCACAACGGCGACTACACGCTGAACAACGGCATCGGGGACATCGACCTGGTGCCCGGCGGCAAGCAGGTGCTGGTCAACGGCCGGGACCGGGACGCCTACGCGGACGGCACGTTCAAGGCCGCCGGCTCCTACCCGAGCGGCCAGTTCGCCGACGTCGCCTCCAACGGACTCGTCGCCCAGGTCAACGGCGGCAAGATCATGACGTACCGGCCCAACGCCACCCTGCCGCTGCGCACCTACGACGAGGGCACCTCCAGCACGGCCGATCTCGCCTGGGCGCCGGACGACTCCCGGATCTTCGCGCTGGTCGGCTCGGACGCCCAGAACTCCGGCTACACCCTCAAGGTGCTCACCGGCCCGGCGCTGAACAACCCGACCCTGACGGTCAACGCCCCGGCGAGCGCGACCCGCGCCAAGCAGCTCACCGTCACCGGCAGGCTGTCCGCGACGGTCCCGCTGCCGACCGGCGCGAAGCTCCAGGTCACCCGGGTCGACCTGGACTCCCCGAGCGGCAAGGCGCTGCCCGCGGTCACGGTGCGCGCGGACGGCACGTACTCCTTCACCGACACCCCGCCCGCCGGCGGCACGGTCACCTACAAGGTGACCTACGCGGGCGACGCCGCGCACTCCGCGGTCACCGCGTCCGACAAGGTCGACGTCTCCCGCGCCACGGCCTCGCTGAGCCTGAACAACAACGGCAAGGTCTACTCCTACGGCGCCGACGTGAAGTTCACGGCGCACCTCGGGACGACCTACAAGAACCGCACGGTCGAGATCTGGGCCAACCCCTACGGCGGCGACAAGCCCAACAAGCTGCTGAAGTCCGGGAAGGTCGACTCCCACGGGAACATCTCCGCGACGGTCGACATGACCCGCGACACGGACGTCACCGCGGTCTTCAAGGGCGACTCCCGCTACAAGCCGAGGACGGTCAAGTCCACGGGCTACGCCAAGGTGAAGACCTCCACCGCGGTGACGAAGTACTACAAGACGGCCAAGATCGGGTCGACGACGTACTACTGGTTCCACAAGAACACCGACCCGCTGCTCACCACGACCATGACGTACTACCCGGGCCGCATGCAGCGCATGGACCTCCAGGTCTACTACGGCGGCAAGTGGTACACCGCCGACGGCAGCCCGGAGTACTTCAAGCTGGCCTCGAACGGCAAGTCGGCCGTGAGCCTCGGCGCCCCCGGCACCTCCGGCATCAAGGCCCGCATGCGCTCGTCGTACATCAACAACTCCTCGGGCGACAACGTCAACACGACGACGTACGGCTCGTGGAAGTACCTGTACTTCTCCAACTGA
- a CDS encoding DUF2182 domain-containing protein has translation MTRTAITVRHGAGHSELLLLAAAAAWAWVALRRGDMGSGAMAWDLPAFLGMWTVMMAAMMLPATSPVAALYARTVPVHRTPRMIAFTAGYVLVWSAAGLPAYALAGGATHLATTRPAAGTAAAAAVFAVNGVYQLSPLKDRCLAKCRSPIGLLLRYASYRGPSRHLRAGAHHGAFCLGCCWSLMLLFTAFGVMNPWAMVGLAAVVTTEKRLPRGRLVARAVGLASLALAIAVFWAPLLATNLTGGGMGGMGLRHL, from the coding sequence GTGACCAGGACGGCGATCACCGTACGGCACGGCGCGGGCCACTCGGAGCTGCTGCTGCTCGCGGCGGCCGCGGCCTGGGCATGGGTGGCGCTGCGCCGGGGGGACATGGGGTCCGGGGCGATGGCCTGGGACCTGCCCGCCTTCCTGGGCATGTGGACCGTGATGATGGCCGCGATGATGCTGCCGGCCACGTCGCCCGTCGCCGCGCTGTACGCGCGGACGGTCCCCGTCCACCGGACGCCGCGCATGATCGCCTTCACCGCCGGCTACGTGCTGGTCTGGTCCGCCGCCGGGCTGCCGGCATACGCCCTGGCCGGCGGCGCGACGCACCTCGCGACCACGCGTCCCGCGGCCGGAACCGCGGCGGCCGCCGCCGTCTTCGCCGTCAACGGCGTCTACCAGCTCAGCCCCCTGAAGGACCGCTGCCTCGCCAAGTGCCGTTCGCCGATCGGCCTGCTGCTGCGCTACGCGTCGTACCGCGGCCCCTCGCGCCACCTGCGCGCCGGAGCGCACCACGGCGCTTTCTGCCTGGGCTGCTGCTGGTCCCTGATGCTGCTGTTCACGGCGTTCGGCGTGATGAACCCCTGGGCCATGGTGGGACTGGCCGCCGTCGTGACCACGGAGAAGCGCCTGCCGAGGGGCCGTCTCGTCGCCCGCGCCGTCGGTCTCGCCTCGCTGGCGCTCGCGATCGCCGTCTTCTGGGCGCCCCTGCTGGCAACCAACCTCACGGGCGGCGGCATGGGCGGGATGGGACTGCGCCACCTGTGA
- a CDS encoding DUF1326 domain-containing protein — protein sequence MAWNLSGTYLESCNCDTVCPCTTSGMTAPADNERCQVTLAFHVAQGEVGGVDVSDHSVVVFADAPRVMADGGWQIVLYVDASADDSQADALGKVFSGQVGGPMAALVPLVGEVLGVERVPIAFHDDGRRHTVRVADAIDIEIEDQVAPQLGADGPVMGLTGMFHPANSTLTIARSTRAIGTGVHGRSWDFTGRNAHSAPFSWSA from the coding sequence ATGGCTTGGAATCTGAGCGGTACGTACCTTGAGAGCTGCAACTGCGACACCGTGTGCCCGTGTACCACCTCGGGCATGACCGCGCCCGCCGACAACGAGCGCTGCCAGGTGACCCTCGCGTTCCACGTCGCACAGGGCGAGGTCGGCGGTGTGGACGTGTCGGACCACAGCGTCGTCGTGTTCGCCGACGCGCCCCGCGTGATGGCCGACGGCGGCTGGCAGATCGTGCTGTACGTCGACGCTTCGGCCGACGACAGCCAGGCGGACGCGCTGGGCAAGGTCTTCTCCGGGCAGGTGGGCGGGCCGATGGCGGCGCTCGTCCCCCTCGTCGGCGAGGTTCTCGGCGTCGAACGCGTCCCCATCGCCTTCCACGACGACGGCCGCCGCCACACGGTGCGGGTGGCGGACGCCATCGACATCGAGATCGAGGACCAGGTGGCCCCACAACTCGGTGCGGACGGTCCCGTGATGGGGCTGACCGGCATGTTCCACCCGGCCAACAGCACTTTGACGATCGCCCGGTCGACGCGGGCCATCGGCACCGGCGTACACGGCCGCTCCTGGGACTTCACCGGCCGCAATGCGCACTCGGCGCCCTTCTCGTGGTCGGCGTGA
- a CDS encoding tetratricopeptide repeat protein: protein MEKSEAGRLLGRAREMWEAREWLRSAELYEQVLAHYPDEGPSAAWWYDAALAYKFLRNWAKACELGREAAARSPRGEQDPAFWNLGVAATIQRDWATARDAWEGFGIPMPEGEGEINGAFGPACVRLDTGGEREVVWIQRLCPTRGRVMNVPATKGRRFGEIVVHDGEPNGERTYNGRRVAVFDELLLFEASSLPTLHTTVHAADATDVDALVDSFFARDFGAEPASGFHMLCACCSEGRVDYDETSVRTHSGAQTVWLAAPEAEARELLDAWAVGGERGWEGLELFG, encoded by the coding sequence GTGGAGAAGTCCGAGGCGGGGCGGTTGCTGGGGCGGGCTCGGGAGATGTGGGAGGCGCGGGAGTGGCTGCGTTCCGCCGAGTTGTACGAGCAGGTCCTCGCGCACTATCCGGACGAGGGTCCCAGCGCGGCGTGGTGGTACGACGCGGCACTGGCGTACAAGTTCCTGCGCAACTGGGCGAAGGCCTGTGAACTCGGCCGTGAGGCTGCCGCGCGTTCGCCCCGCGGCGAGCAGGACCCGGCGTTCTGGAACCTGGGCGTCGCCGCCACGATCCAGCGGGACTGGGCGACCGCCCGTGACGCCTGGGAGGGCTTCGGGATACCCATGCCGGAGGGCGAGGGGGAGATCAACGGCGCCTTCGGCCCGGCCTGCGTACGGCTGGACACGGGTGGTGAGCGCGAGGTGGTCTGGATCCAGCGGCTCTGCCCGACGCGCGGACGGGTGATGAACGTCCCGGCCACGAAGGGCCGTCGCTTCGGGGAGATCGTCGTGCACGACGGGGAGCCGAACGGCGAGCGGACGTACAACGGGCGGCGCGTCGCCGTCTTCGACGAACTGCTGCTCTTCGAGGCGTCCTCGCTGCCGACGCTGCACACGACCGTGCACGCGGCGGACGCAACCGACGTCGACGCCCTGGTGGACTCGTTCTTCGCGCGGGACTTCGGAGCCGAGCCGGCGAGCGGCTTCCACATGCTGTGCGCATGCTGCAGCGAGGGCCGGGTCGACTACGACGAGACCAGCGTGCGGACGCACAGCGGCGCGCAGACCGTCTGGCTGGCCGCCCCCGAGGCCGAGGCCCGGGAGCTGCTGGACGCGTGGGCGGTGGGCGGCGAACGCGGCTGGGAGGGACTGGAGCTGTTCGGTTGA
- a CDS encoding ribosomal protein L7/L12, with protein sequence MSDESTEYYTLICDDPSHEVVLIDCGPRDMDVTRAVRKVTGLSLWHSRVLARQAPVTLLGGLSAHRAQSAVALLQSAGAEAEWRQEPERGASTAPSR encoded by the coding sequence ATGTCCGACGAGTCCACCGAGTACTACACGCTGATCTGCGACGACCCGTCCCACGAGGTGGTGCTCATCGACTGCGGACCCCGCGACATGGACGTGACCCGAGCAGTGCGCAAGGTGACCGGGCTGAGCCTGTGGCACAGCCGGGTCCTGGCCCGCCAAGCGCCCGTCACCCTCCTCGGGGGCCTGTCCGCACACAGAGCCCAGTCCGCCGTCGCCCTGCTCCAGAGCGCCGGCGCCGAAGCGGAGTGGAGACAGGAACCGGAGCGGGGAGCGAGCACGGCCCCTTCGCGGTGA
- a CDS encoding tetratricopeptide repeat protein produces MSDSEKHMTLRAQASDQARVYQAGRDLYVNESGETAAPPTVIPLSQTGIIRGDFVGRDGEVERILAHLQPAEDSEASSVLVLSGLGGIGKTELATRAANLAMDRKLFPGGAVFVDLRGYDAITDLSVYPHQVYSPALKALGVDAIDPMPENVGPQFHTELQKRADAKLPVLLFLDNARDPGQVLSLIPNSHVHRVIVTSRNAIAPLLPGAVNVRLDVLAPEDAVNLVKVKAKRELPSGDCYELARLCGHLPLAVSIVGAILASDPELSPTELADELAQEEQRLEGLEHEDVAVRAAFERSYVRLNEFHAATFRALSLSPGTDLSVEAAAVLLDTQQVKARRALRHLLNCHLVEAGNNPGRWRMHDLVRLYAAEQAQSSDSKDSRDAAQARLVSYLSARAEHAAEWINGHPEKQPAVGFIDRAAAMEWLAIEASNLVASAEISAKLGKSDTSADLAASVVPYLINAADFSSSLSVLFIGIEAVRRSGDQSRLAGAYNNLGITYTSMRKYRDAVRWFNKSVALARSLNDFDTEARALINLSGALRDLVGVEASMEPLRRAMKIRGEHGRGDGFGLTNLGISLREAGRFQEAEKVLKQALVVHAKNGARKAEASTLAQLGTTLIQRATRETSTPLLKDGAQYLGAAIAAYRDVRDRQGEAMCFLNLGNAISLTSDLRKALDAYESALRLFRDAGDDHGQGTVMTAIGLALMTHGESERGRSALKEAERLLEPFDEPDRKRLIAEYLRGAIK; encoded by the coding sequence GTGAGCGATTCCGAAAAGCACATGACGCTTCGCGCGCAAGCATCTGATCAGGCTCGGGTATATCAGGCTGGGCGCGACCTCTACGTCAACGAAAGTGGCGAAACTGCCGCACCACCTACGGTCATCCCGCTAAGTCAAACGGGAATTATCCGAGGCGATTTCGTAGGGCGTGATGGTGAGGTTGAACGTATCCTCGCCCATCTTCAACCGGCAGAGGATAGTGAGGCTAGCTCTGTCTTGGTGCTATCAGGACTCGGAGGCATTGGCAAGACAGAGCTCGCCACCCGGGCTGCTAACCTAGCAATGGACCGGAAGCTGTTCCCCGGAGGCGCCGTATTTGTTGACCTTCGCGGATATGATGCCATAACCGATCTCTCCGTTTACCCGCACCAGGTTTATTCTCCAGCACTTAAAGCACTAGGGGTAGATGCAATCGACCCCATGCCGGAGAATGTTGGTCCACAGTTTCATACTGAATTGCAAAAGCGGGCGGACGCCAAACTGCCCGTTTTGCTTTTTTTGGACAACGCTCGCGACCCGGGGCAAGTTCTTTCGCTCATCCCGAATTCTCATGTGCATAGAGTCATCGTTACATCTCGCAACGCAATCGCACCACTGCTTCCTGGAGCAGTTAACGTCCGACTCGATGTACTCGCACCTGAAGATGCGGTGAACCTGGTCAAGGTTAAGGCGAAAAGGGAACTGCCATCCGGAGACTGTTACGAGTTGGCGAGACTCTGTGGTCATCTTCCGCTGGCGGTAAGCATCGTCGGTGCCATCCTGGCTTCCGACCCAGAGTTGTCTCCAACGGAACTTGCGGATGAACTCGCGCAAGAAGAGCAACGACTGGAGGGGCTGGAGCATGAAGATGTTGCCGTTCGCGCGGCTTTCGAACGATCCTATGTTCGACTAAATGAATTCCATGCCGCAACGTTCAGGGCCCTCTCCCTTAGTCCAGGTACCGACTTGTCGGTAGAGGCAGCAGCTGTTCTGCTCGACACCCAGCAGGTGAAGGCGAGGCGGGCCCTGCGGCACCTCCTTAACTGCCACCTAGTGGAGGCGGGCAATAACCCGGGCAGGTGGAGGATGCATGACTTGGTCCGCCTCTATGCAGCTGAACAGGCGCAGAGCAGCGACAGCAAGGACTCGCGTGACGCTGCTCAAGCAAGACTCGTTTCTTACCTCTCAGCTAGGGCTGAACATGCGGCTGAATGGATCAATGGCCACCCAGAGAAGCAGCCGGCTGTGGGTTTCATCGACCGTGCCGCCGCCATGGAGTGGCTCGCTATCGAGGCGTCGAACCTGGTCGCTAGTGCAGAGATCTCCGCAAAGTTGGGAAAGTCTGACACGAGTGCGGACTTGGCTGCATCGGTCGTGCCCTATCTGATTAATGCGGCGGACTTTTCTTCCTCCTTGTCCGTCCTTTTTATCGGGATAGAGGCTGTGAGGAGAAGTGGAGATCAGTCACGCCTAGCTGGCGCTTATAACAATCTCGGTATCACGTATACCTCTATGAGGAAGTACCGAGATGCAGTGCGCTGGTTCAATAAATCCGTAGCCCTTGCACGCTCCCTTAATGATTTTGATACCGAGGCGCGAGCGCTTATCAATCTAAGTGGTGCTCTGAGAGATCTGGTCGGCGTTGAGGCCAGCATGGAACCTTTGCGCAGGGCTATGAAAATTAGGGGAGAGCATGGGCGAGGCGATGGCTTCGGTCTCACTAATCTGGGCATCTCTCTTCGCGAAGCGGGCAGGTTCCAAGAGGCTGAGAAGGTGCTAAAGCAAGCCCTCGTGGTCCACGCAAAGAATGGGGCCAGAAAGGCAGAAGCCTCGACGCTGGCGCAACTCGGAACGACTCTTATTCAGAGAGCAACACGGGAGACCTCCACTCCCCTTCTGAAAGACGGAGCGCAATATCTGGGTGCGGCGATTGCGGCCTATCGAGACGTGAGAGATCGCCAGGGCGAAGCAATGTGTTTTCTCAATCTGGGAAACGCGATTAGTCTGACTTCAGACCTCCGAAAAGCGCTTGACGCTTATGAATCCGCTCTACGGCTGTTTCGTGACGCGGGAGACGATCACGGGCAGGGGACCGTCATGACTGCTATCGGCCTTGCCTTGATGACGCACGGTGAGAGCGAACGTGGCCGCTCTGCGCTAAAGGAGGCTGAGCGGCTTCTTGAGCCATTTGATGAACCTGACCGAAAGCGGTTGATAGCGGAGTACCTTCGAGGGGCGATTAAGTAG
- a CDS encoding DUF1152 domain-containing protein, producing MTRLIVAAGGGGDAVAAAMLHAALYGDEDQAVILTYAWDRLLVDPIPGPRGADNFSGLEPLTRSVWTVPATAEPIAPAGSTLPRLAAALPHTFTLLDPHYGAEGIARQMEELVAHLAPTSIDLLDVGGDILAQGDEPTLKSPLADALTLAACCQVNAPIRLLVAGPGLDGEISPAVLSPLLGPLVHTFTSKDVETISGVLKWHPSEATAMLAATARGVRGICEVRDAGLPVPLTDEGATVHEVDLDDAVSRNNLARAIMTTAALDEAEAYSREICGFSEIDYERNKATWLTGPAPAKLEPDDVLSRLDRFQREARARGVTHTTFRRITEALNLSGSQREELRQLLISSRPEQHAAPLWRISADD from the coding sequence ATGACGCGGTTGATCGTCGCGGCCGGGGGAGGGGGCGACGCTGTCGCCGCCGCCATGCTTCACGCGGCCCTGTATGGCGACGAGGACCAGGCGGTGATCCTCACCTACGCCTGGGACCGCCTCCTGGTCGACCCGATCCCGGGCCCCCGCGGAGCCGACAACTTCAGCGGGCTCGAACCTCTCACCCGCTCGGTCTGGACTGTGCCGGCCACTGCCGAGCCGATCGCACCGGCAGGTTCCACACTCCCCCGCCTTGCGGCAGCACTCCCGCACACCTTCACCTTGCTCGACCCCCACTATGGCGCCGAGGGCATCGCACGGCAGATGGAAGAACTGGTGGCCCACCTGGCTCCCACGTCGATCGATCTGCTGGACGTCGGCGGAGACATCCTCGCCCAGGGCGACGAACCCACCCTGAAGAGCCCGCTCGCCGACGCGCTCACACTCGCCGCCTGCTGCCAGGTTAACGCCCCGATCCGACTGCTGGTCGCAGGACCAGGGCTGGACGGCGAGATCTCGCCCGCCGTCCTAAGCCCCCTGCTCGGACCCCTTGTCCACACCTTCACGTCGAAGGACGTGGAGACGATCAGCGGTGTCCTTAAGTGGCACCCCTCAGAGGCAACCGCGATGCTCGCCGCAACAGCTCGCGGAGTCCGCGGCATCTGCGAAGTACGCGACGCTGGCCTCCCCGTACCCCTCACCGACGAGGGAGCCACCGTCCACGAAGTCGACCTGGACGACGCGGTCAGCCGCAACAACCTGGCCCGCGCCATCATGACGACCGCCGCCCTGGACGAAGCCGAGGCATATAGCCGGGAGATCTGCGGCTTCTCGGAAATCGACTACGAACGCAACAAGGCAACCTGGCTCACTGGGCCGGCACCGGCGAAGCTCGAACCCGACGACGTACTGTCCCGACTCGACCGGTTCCAGCGCGAGGCGCGAGCCCGCGGAGTCACCCACACGACCTTCCGCCGCATCACCGAGGCCCTGAACCTCAGCGGTTCCCAGCGCGAAGAACTACGCCAACTCCTCATCAGCAGCCGCCCAGAGCAGCACGCAGCACCCTTGTGGCGCATCTCAGCCGACGACTGA
- a CDS encoding GntR family transcriptional regulator, protein MPQIEEAQPKYLQIAHYIRDQILRGDLRAGDEVPSERQLAADWKVSRPTAARSLEALSHQGLVEKRQGSGTYVRSLEVNRRARELYGRARQTGKIYTPGEYAVITSTGWMDAPEHVAEALGLSKDRRAVHRRRVTNNQDGPITLSTSWFAPDVGQRAPKLLEPERIQEGTLMYVENMTGRKGSYAEDRMCARTATDEEAAALQLGADSAVLVVHHVVYDLQDRPLEFSEATYPPHRWAFEQGYPLA, encoded by the coding sequence ATGCCGCAGATCGAGGAGGCTCAGCCGAAGTATCTCCAGATCGCGCACTACATCCGCGATCAGATCCTTCGGGGTGACCTGCGCGCAGGGGACGAGGTCCCGTCGGAACGGCAGTTGGCGGCGGACTGGAAGGTCTCCCGGCCTACCGCGGCCCGGTCACTGGAGGCGCTGAGTCATCAGGGCCTCGTCGAGAAGCGCCAGGGGTCGGGAACCTACGTGCGCAGCCTCGAAGTGAACCGGCGCGCACGGGAGTTGTACGGCCGCGCTCGGCAGACCGGGAAGATCTACACGCCCGGCGAGTATGCGGTGATCACGTCCACCGGCTGGATGGACGCGCCCGAGCACGTCGCGGAGGCCCTGGGGCTGTCGAAGGATCGTCGGGCGGTGCACCGCCGGCGGGTGACGAACAACCAGGACGGACCGATCACCCTGTCCACGTCATGGTTCGCGCCGGACGTCGGCCAGCGTGCGCCCAAACTCCTGGAGCCCGAGCGGATCCAGGAAGGGACGCTGATGTACGTCGAGAACATGACGGGCCGGAAGGGCAGTTACGCCGAAGACCGCATGTGCGCCCGGACCGCCACCGACGAAGAAGCGGCTGCTCTTCAACTGGGCGCAGACTCGGCTGTGTTGGTCGTCCACCATGTGGTCTACGACCTCCAGGACCGGCCCCTGGAGTTCTCCGAGGCGACCTACCCGCCGCACCGCTGGGCGTTCGAGCAGGGGTACCCCCTCGCCTGA
- a CDS encoding ATP-binding protein, translating to MTYVIDRYPCEESPRLGAMILDPTPESVPRARRWFRKFIAPYNPACSVDDCTLMISELVTNAILYGRSEGEWRVRVEWFRDATSLRVEVHNPGFPASVRLRRPDAEDAHGRGLLLVDSIAESWHSGPSRFGGTVVAFVMADAWPL from the coding sequence ATGACCTACGTGATCGACCGCTATCCCTGCGAGGAATCGCCGCGGTTGGGAGCGATGATCCTGGATCCGACTCCGGAGTCCGTACCCCGGGCCCGGCGCTGGTTCCGGAAGTTCATCGCTCCGTACAACCCGGCCTGTTCGGTCGACGACTGCACGCTGATGATCTCGGAGTTGGTGACCAACGCGATCCTCTATGGTCGGTCGGAGGGGGAGTGGCGTGTGCGGGTGGAGTGGTTCCGGGACGCCACCTCGCTGCGTGTGGAGGTACACAATCCCGGCTTCCCGGCGAGTGTTCGCCTGCGCCGGCCGGATGCCGAGGACGCGCACGGGCGCGGACTGCTCCTGGTCGACTCCATCGCCGAGTCCTGGCACTCCGGGCCCAGCCGCTTCGGGGGAACGGTGGTCGCCTTCGTGATGGCCGATGCCTGGCCCTTGTGA
- a CDS encoding phosphoglyceromutase, giving the protein MADAPYKLILLRHGESEWNAKNLFTGWVDVNLNEKGEKEAVRGGELLKDADLLPDVVHTSLQKRAIRTAQLALEAADRHWIPVHRSWRLNERHYGALQGKDKAATLAEFGEEQFMLWRRSYDTPPPPLAEDSEFSQFDDARYATLPPELRPRTECLKDVVVRMLPYWYDAIVPDLLSGRTVLVAAHGNSLRALVKHLDGISDADIAGLNIPTGIPLFYELDSAFKPVTPGGKYLDPEAAAAAIEAVKNQGKKK; this is encoded by the coding sequence ATGGCCGACGCACCGTACAAGCTGATCCTCCTCCGCCACGGCGAGAGCGAGTGGAACGCGAAGAACCTGTTCACCGGCTGGGTGGACGTCAACCTGAACGAGAAGGGCGAGAAGGAGGCAGTCCGCGGCGGCGAGCTCCTGAAGGACGCCGACCTGCTGCCCGACGTGGTCCACACGTCCCTCCAGAAGCGTGCGATCCGCACCGCCCAGCTGGCCCTGGAGGCCGCCGACCGCCACTGGATCCCGGTCCACCGCAGCTGGCGCCTGAACGAGCGCCACTACGGCGCCCTCCAGGGCAAGGACAAGGCGGCGACGCTGGCGGAGTTCGGCGAGGAGCAGTTCATGCTCTGGCGCCGCTCCTACGACACCCCGCCGCCCCCGCTCGCCGAGGACTCGGAGTTCTCCCAGTTCGACGACGCCCGCTACGCGACCCTCCCGCCGGAGCTGCGCCCGCGGACCGAGTGCCTGAAGGACGTCGTCGTCCGCATGCTCCCCTACTGGTACGACGCGATCGTCCCCGACCTCCTGTCCGGCCGCACGGTCCTCGTCGCCGCCCACGGCAACTCCCTGCGCGCCCTGGTCAAGCACCTGGACGGCATCTCCGACGCCGACATCGCGGGCCTGAACATCCCCACGGGCATCCCCCTCTTCTACGAACTCGACTCCGCCTTCAAGCCCGTCACCCCGGGTGGCAAGTACCTCGACCCGGAGGCCGCCGCAGCCGCCATCGAGGCGGTCAAGAACCAGGGCAAGAAGAAGTAA